Below is a genomic region from Schistocerca americana isolate TAMUIC-IGC-003095 chromosome 1, iqSchAmer2.1, whole genome shotgun sequence.
ATCTTTCGGGTGGTACAATCAAATTAACGGCAACTGGTGTGCTTGCAGCTACCACTGAACCCGCTGGATTCGAGCCCCCAGAAGACGAGGGCCAGCGTCGGTCGCAGTGGTTCCATCGGCGGACGGCGGCCGCCTTCCCGGCCACGCAGCCTCGTCGGCAAGTCGGAGGCGACGGCGGCGGAGGCCATCTCGGAAGAGCATCGCGACCACGACGACGACCTCGAGATCGAGGTAGCGGCTCCGCGGATCGAGGCGTCCACCGCCACGAGCTCCGAAGACGAGGACGGGGGGCACCACGACAGGTCGCCGGCGTCGGGCCGCAGACACAGCCACAGCGGCGTCGCGCGCAAGAAGAGCTCCTCCACGGAGGACCTGCACTGCGCCACGCCCGACGAAGACGGCCCGGCAGAGgtcggcagcagcagcggcggctcggGCGACGACTGGCGGCGGGACGCCAGAGCGCGGCGCTCGCTGCAGTTCCCCGGCAAGGCGGCGCTCGGCTCTCCCCGGCTCGAGCGGCCGGAGCTGCCCGCCTTCAAGTCCGGCTCCGCGCTCAGGGGGCTGGAGGCGCTCGAGAGCGTCTTCCGCAGGGGCGCCACCATCGCCGACTCCGTCAACAGGACACTGGCggacggcggcgccggcggcgacgACGCGCTGGACGTGGACAGCCTGGCGGGCCACCTCAGGCAAGAGCAGCAGCAGATGGCCAGCTCCGAGGAGGAGGGACTCGGCTCCAAGGCCGCCGGCAAGGCGGCCGGCAAGCGGCATTCTTTCGTGACCGTCGAGAAGCTCAAAGAGGTCAGGGGGCGCCTGCGACGGCTCGGATCTCCGCCCTCCGACGAGGCTTCCGCAGACTCCGCCAGATCCGCGGCCATCGCCGAAGAGCGCGACGACGGTATCGTCACGGAGGAGCCGGACAAGCGCGAAGACTGCGGGCCGTCGCCGCGCGTCAGGTCCTTCGTGTACGGCACGGACGCCGCGGCGAGTGGGGCGCGGAAGACAGTGCCGGGAACCGGCAGTCTTGAATCGAGGACCTCGAATcgctccagcagcagcagcgggagCCGCTCCGAGGAATGGTACAACCGGCGGAAGTCCTACGGCTTCGAGCAGGTGCACGAACAAGGCAGGGAGGCGCAGCTTTACGGATCCCCCTTCAGAGACAAGAGTAAGGTCGAATCTTCCACGGACAGTGGCATATGCAGGTCGTCCGAAACAGTCACGCCGTGGGGTCGCCTCGTCGGCTCCAGGACCAAAACTGAAGACAGTCACGCCAAAGCTGGAGCGAGTTCACACATCCCCGTGATTCCGCTGAGAGCAAGTCACAGCATAGCCATCAACAAAGCCAGCATTTCGTTAGAGTCTAGTGATACgcagagaaacagtgtgctgtcgGAAAGGCAGGACGATGATAGCGCTCACCAGAGAGGCCGAACCACTGTCGTCACACTGGGCAGCAAGTGCGAGCAGAGAAATGTTGACTTCAACAACAGGAATTCTGGAGACTCCTCTCTGCACAACGTATCCACCTACGACAACTCAGACGATGAAAAGCCGAATCATCGCCGTTTCTCTGAGCCAGTTACCATCACGATTCCAATCACCCGTGACGATTCTGCTGCTCAGAACGACGCGCTTAGCAACGTGGAGCAGAAGAAACAGTTCTATCGCAAGTTATCAGAAAGACCTTTGTCCAGTTCTGAAGGTAACAAACCTTTCGttgtaaacataaaaaagaaagaacCCAACGACCTGTCTTCACTTATAGACAAGCGCAATTCTTTCAGTTCCGACAGTACTCAGCCACTGCTGGATCCGACCTCTTGGCGCAAAACCGAAAGCTGGAAAAGCGCGAAACAAGAAGAAGGCGAGATGAAAAGGCATTCTATCGCAGTCGACCCGAGGTACGTTAAAGGAGGTACGAATCACATAATGTCGTTCAGCCATATGTCTCAAAACGACAACTCAGAGCAAGCCTTTACGAGGATTTCTGCCTCCGAATTGGCAAAGAAGTTTGACAGTCTAAGCGTCTCCAGAAAGGAGCAAAGTCAGTCCACTCTCCAAAACGGAGTAAGACAGTTTTCTGCCGGTATAAACGTGTCGTTCGTACAGAACGGTTTCGTGAGGAACGAGGAAGAAGACGAAGAACTTTCTTCCAAccagatgaacatcaagaaacagAAAAAGGTAGAGTTCTGTAAGACAGAAGTGCATTTTGTGGCCGATTCCGGGCGAGTCAATATCGTGGAAACGGATGAAAAACCGCCGCCCACCAACATGTTTCGGAGACGAAAGAGGAATAACACAGCGACAACAAACCTTCAGGCCTCAGACCCCAATAAGAGCAACCTCCCGCAGGTtcgcttcggggattctccttatGAGAAGAAGCTACTAGGAGGCAACGACAGTTCCGTCTCAGAGGTCACCCACACGATACATGTCGATATAGCTAACGATGCGACAGTTGCCACCACGTCCCCATCTAAAGAAATTTCCCAGTCACACATTCCTGCTAACTTCCAGCACGACGCTGACAAAGAGGATCACATCTTCACGCAGGCCAACGCAACTATATCTGCAATAGTAAAGACTGAAGGTAACGAATCACCTCGTTTTGACAGCGAGAATTCGGATGCCTTCCAGATGCAGGCGTCCACAGATAAGGACAACATGCCCAGGAGCATACTTAAAAACTATAGAAAGCCCCGACCCTTCCTTTTGGGAGAAAACGATGACTTTAAACCGAAGGCTGAGACGGAAGAAGGGAAACAGGAGGAGAAGTGGGGTGTCAGACTTCGTCCCGTTCAGAGCAGTGAACAAGGTTCGACGACGGCAATGTGGAGGTCGCAGGTGTCAGTGAGTACCACCGCCTTTGACGTCCCGCAGCCACAGAGACAGGTCGCTTCGATTTCGAGCGTAGATCACAACTTCCGCGAAAGCGAGAACGAGCTGCAGAGGCAGCTGCGACTGCTGAGACCTGCGCACAAGAAGGCGGACGTCGAAAGCTTCTCCCCGTCCACGCAGGCCGAATCCCGGTCGCGCTCTTCGCCGCCGCTGGCCAGGAGCTTCGGCAGGGAGACGGAAGACAAGGGGATACAGGTGACTGTAGGACCGGCGGCTACCGACGGGGCGCAGCTGTCTTCGTGGACCGTGGCGGAGCGCATAAGACAGGTGGAGGAGATGAGGAAGGTTTCTGGTGAGGTCAAGGGCTTCTCTACCAGGATCAACTTCGGCGCCGGGGAAGCGACTGTCATCGAGCCTGGGTCGTCAGACGAACAGCAGACTGCCGGCCAGAAGTCGGCGGGGAGCGCCTTCGAGAAGACGAGTGCTTCTAAGGCTCCCTGGTCGCCCAGGCAGGAGGCGGAAGGTATGCTCAACAAAGCTGTATAAAAAGCATGCTCTCCTTCACCAATAACCACGCTAATTCGCATGACTATACGTAGACTCACAACCTAAAAATAACACGCGACACGCTTAAATAACACTTCACTCAACGTGATAGCATAATTTCGATACATCGCTCCTAAATACGATTCTGTAAATATTTTCTTGGTGTATGGCTCCTTCAGGGATGTAAAATAATATAGAATCCAATAATTCGCCACTGTTACAGACAGAAGACTACTTCTGGTGTGTCCTTGTGACTATATATGTGCTGCTGGGTCCTACTTCTCTAGTTGACATATGACAGTGGTCGTCTGATCAGTGAATGACGGGAATAAGTACTTTATTGGGGGAACTGCTTGATTGTAAAGCTGGAGAAATGAGAGATCGGAAGTTAGGACGAGCAGTATCGTCCAGCCTCGGTGCGTAGCTTTTATCATGCGATGCATTACTTTACAATACAGGGAACTGGGGCAGACCGGTTCGAATCCGCGCACAGCCTGAACGACTGTTAGACTGCTATACTGGGCAGACTGAGTGTTGTTACTGGCGGTTTTACACACTTGTCTAAACAAACGCTGGGATGTCTCCATTCGCAAACAGTTATATTCCATATACACACAAAATACGATTtatggaattcacatacatttgaagaaTACGACTTTTTCCACCTTTGCACAACTAACATTTGTAGCGACAAGAAGCTGTTGGATTGTCAATCCGCGGATAGGTGTAGACTAGAGTACTATGTCACGGCGGGAAAAAAAAGGTGAAGAAGCTGTGAGAATCTgattctattttgtgtgtgtgtgtgtgtgtgtgtgtgtgtgtgtgtgtgtgcgcgcgcgcgtgcgcgtgcgtgtgtgcgtgcgtgtgtgtttgtgaaaGCTGCACTTCAATTAGTAAACTTCTTGAACTCTGTCCTCCCATTTCATGCATCTACAGATCACCTAAGTCGCCAAGATGTCCTGTAGTGGAACAATATGAAAACCCAATAATACATTCAAATCTGTCATGAAACACCCAAACCACCAATCCTAAGGAAAGCTATTTGTAACAGTAACCGAAAgattgaaatttattttataagaCACCACAAGGCGGTCTCAAATTCAAAATGGTTTTTGTCCCCGAATGGTTAAATATTCATCTTGTATCGGAACTCGAAATTGAGTCTTTTTTGTCTTTCCTGGGCTCAGAATTCTAACAGGAGAGCGTTTCTTGTAACAGGCGGAGGTCCACGATCGACTGTTGGTCCGCAACGACGGATGAATCTGTTAGGAAGATTGCAATCAGTTCAAACTTCTTTGCacagaaaatatttgtttcgttaTGAGACTTTGCAGGCTGTTATTCCTTACTTCTTTTCTCAAACTTATAGCTGGAAATGTTTTACAGGAAATTCATAAACTGTAAAGGTGTGTAAGCACGGAAAATGTACAACTTGAAATTGTTTGTTGTTTTTATGGCATTTTTTCGTTTTCTTGCCACCTGAGGGCAACTAGTTTATGTTAGTGAATCTCACACTGTTTTCACAGCGAATTGCTGCCCCCATCTCGTCGACTGTTTGCAGTACAAGACATTTTTATTGCCTGATTCGTCGAATAGAAGCCACGCTGTTAGCCTATAAAAAGGGGGCAATCGTTTTGCTGCACTAGGGCTGAAGAGGTTCCGCGAGATTTTCATTGAATTTTCgcagtttttaaaagaaatttttctcaTGCTAAAGACATATCAACAACAGTCGACATATTATGCACTATAGAAAGCTTACTAGAGAACTTCATTACAAAATATTCAGATGTCGTCATAGCATTATGAACACAAAATATTGTATATTTGACAAGACCAGACCTGCTTTGATGACTGGGTAGAAGCGCGCTGTTCAAGAATTCGCTTGCCTCAGACTCAGTTCAGGACTTTTTTCCCTTCCTCGGTCCTTTGTTTCGATTTAGCTCAGTGCGAAATAAGAAAAGACATACGTAAAACAATCTTAAGAATGATACCCTGGAACGGTAGGAATAGAGCAGAGACCAAAATCATATGTCGCGGGGCCGTCCTGTGAAGCATGTTtataaaaataattgcaaaaaaaagTTATTCCGTCAATATTCGGAAGCTTTGCGACAGATAACACACCTTCATAAAATTGGTGATAGACTACGTTGCATAAACCTTGATTTGAGGACTAGTTTCGATTGGAGTCATATATTTTCTAACAGGTTATAGCAATATTATACACGTAAGTAATCCACTCCCTAGGGGTTTTCTAGAAACAGGGAATAAAGATGAACTTTTATAACGTTTTTGACGATAGTGATCGGGCGTAAGGACAACGTTTATACTGATTTTCGACTTAAAAACGGCTGAGTAATAGATAAACGCACCACTCCCGAGGCCTCATCTCTGTTTTGGGAAAGCGTTTCGAATATGGTTTTCGAATTTCCAGAAAACATGTCGAACTAATCCGCCCTAAAAATTACAGAATCTTACTAGTAGTTGTAGTTAATTAATCCACTACATAAGTAATTGTTTTTTAGAGTAGAAGCTTTCTTAACTTACGTTTTACTAATATGGTTCCTTTACTCTTGGATTTCTATCTAACGCACAATTTCTTTTCTTATCTTCACtgtcatttactattaaaaacagaagcaggtaAGTATCGAAATCCTATAATCAGTATTGATTCTTCAACACTTTTCTGCTGTGGCACCATTCTGTTTGTGCCACTGCTGTATGGACATGGAATTTTGAAATATGTTAACTCAGAAAAATTCTTCGGAAGAACGTTTCCACTTTCTCAATCTCTACCCTTCCAcgtgctttgtttttttttttcgtagttttGTTCTTTCCTTGTGCCTCAAGAGACTACTTGTAAACAGTATCGTAGCCTaatgcctgttttccgaaaccTGACAAAGAGAGAAAAAAAGTGACAAGCATGGAGACAGTCTCTCAACATGTACAGAAAACAAGTCTGCATGAGGCATTTCGCCACCTCCTCCTACCTACGCTTGTATAACAACACTTAGTTTCGACTCGCTTCCCGCATAGTTGTGTGCGAATAACATAAGCCAGCTCGCTGGCGTATAAAGTGAATTTGGAATGCGCTGAGAATGAACATAATTGCTGGCAAATGCTGTAGCTTGAATGAACAAATGTTGGAAAGTGGAGCAGATTTTTATCGAAATGATCCATTGCAGATGAGAAGGAACAAGGAAGCAGAAACAGAGGGCTCGTGGTACGCATCAGTAAGGCAGACCAGCAaggaaagcagcagcagcagcaacaagaaCAGCAACGACTGCCAAAAAATTTCCCCTCGAAGAGTGACGGGAAGACTGCAGAAGAGCTTAAGAAAACGACCACGACTATCACGATCGATCTCGGCTCGCCCGGAACAGCCGAAGGCGAGAGCAGGCCGGCGGAAACGAAAAGGCCTCCCGTGAAACCGGAGAGGACCCGCCGGAAGCAGCAGACAGAAGTCTTGCAGTCTCCGTCGTTGATAATGAAAACGATACGAAACCCCAGTTGCACCCCGGGCGAGAAGGGCGAAGCCAGCCCGCGCGCCAAGGACGGTGGAGGGGAAAAGACGGAAGAGGAGGCAGTGGCGAGACAGAGGGCGCAGGCGCAGGGCGCGGGCAGCACCCGCAGCCAGCTGGCGGCGCTCAAGGAACTGTACTACAGTGGCGTGGCCAGCGAGGACAGTGCGGACGAGGAGGTGCGCTCCTACATGAGCGCCGGCGGCGACGACTCGGACCGCGCCAGCGAGCTGTCCGGCAGCTGGAGCCGCGTGCGCGCCTTCCGCAACATGAACAAGTACAAGACAGGTACCTACCACTCTCATTACATTCCACAACCCCGCGCCGCGATTTCCTCTCTTGTTACTCAGCGCAGTGACAACGAGGCAAACTCTTCCTTGTCCATACAACTGTTGGCATGTATAGTTTACTCAGAGTTAACCTAGAAGGTTTGTTCTCATGTGGTTTCTGCATAATTTCCATCATTCAGGAGAAATAGCAATAGACGTATGGCTGTTTTTAGTATGTTTAACCCCCAGTCTAGATCTACATACAAAATTGTACTCACGATCTGAGCT
It encodes:
- the LOC124550602 gene encoding uncharacterized protein LOC124550602, which produces MEVVPAADVPLALPFARSNVQEWSHLDQLTGVLQQGRVQAHHWASATRAYGKVVDSRRVANASGGVEQRRHQQVEVFQERGPGGSRLHVVRASRLSTSSSSTTTTTGTAAAWRKAPAFDNLQLPLNPLDSSPQKTRASVGRSGSIGGRRPPSRPRSLVGKSEATAAEAISEEHRDHDDDLEIEVAAPRIEASTATSSEDEDGGHHDRSPASGRRHSHSGVARKKSSSTEDLHCATPDEDGPAEVGSSSGGSGDDWRRDARARRSLQFPGKAALGSPRLERPELPAFKSGSALRGLEALESVFRRGATIADSVNRTLADGGAGGDDALDVDSLAGHLRQEQQQMASSEEEGLGSKAAGKAAGKRHSFVTVEKLKEVRGRLRRLGSPPSDEASADSARSAAIAEERDDGIVTEEPDKREDCGPSPRVRSFVYGTDAAASGARKTVPGTGSLESRTSNRSSSSSGSRSEEWYNRRKSYGFEQVHEQGREAQLYGSPFRDKSKVESSTDSGICRSSETVTPWGRLVGSRTKTEDSHAKAGASSHIPVIPLRASHSIAINKASISLESSDTQRNSVLSERQDDDSAHQRGRTTVVTLGSKCEQRNVDFNNRNSGDSSLHNVSTYDNSDDEKPNHRRFSEPVTITIPITRDDSAAQNDALSNVEQKKQFYRKLSERPLSSSEGNKPFVVNIKKKEPNDLSSLIDKRNSFSSDSTQPLLDPTSWRKTESWKSAKQEEGEMKRHSIAVDPRYVKGGTNHIMSFSHMSQNDNSEQAFTRISASELAKKFDSLSVSRKEQSQSTLQNGVRQFSAGINVSFVQNGFVRNEEEDEELSSNQMNIKKQKKVEFCKTEVHFVADSGRVNIVETDEKPPPTNMFRRRKRNNTATTNLQASDPNKSNLPQVRFGDSPYEKKLLGGNDSSVSEVTHTIHVDIANDATVATTSPSKEISQSHIPANFQHDADKEDHIFTQANATISAIVKTEGNESPRFDSENSDAFQMQASTDKDNMPRSILKNYRKPRPFLLGENDDFKPKAETEEGKQEEKWGVRLRPVQSSEQGSTTAMWRSQVSVSTTAFDVPQPQRQVASISSVDHNFRESENELQRQLRLLRPAHKKADVESFSPSTQAESRSRSSPPLARSFGRETEDKGIQVTVGPAATDGAQLSSWTVAERIRQVEEMRKVSGEVKGFSTRINFGAGEATVIEPGSSDEQQTAGQKSAGSAFEKTSASKAPWSPRQEAEDEKEQGSRNRGLVVRISKADQQGKQQQQQQEQQRLPKNFPSKSDGKTAEELKKTTTTITIDLGSPGTAEGESRPAETKRPPVKPERTRRKQQTEVLQSPSLIMKTIRNPSCTPGEKGEASPRAKDGGGEKTEEEAVARQRAQAQGAGSTRSQLAALKELYYSGVASEDSADEEVRSYMSAGGDDSDRASELSGSWSRVRAFRNMNKYKTGYLRTAHEEEVRQLPTARPTLPTHDSGRLRSVETFVSTRSGHPKITSISLHYEGDATPADTSKFQSVHTPPKDPDSATPLSAYSPSDTRAEKHHQAKVGMRAEKAGLCDDQTLYKQTAPPHQKDAAHKIYEVAAKVRAPISYTERCYGDGESGSMSRRSRKTQENDRTYVVERKRFELQKEKYAAERDGLVTGKDSANEDGKCATPRGSNTFVKEKVEYKSGKIDARRQIVEAEMCEEVKFTGTRERRSVSPEKAFSKDADTAAQKSETLKSTSTVSVEEDEYCEQDVSDDSESAEETYGSIADKKIAKRISPIYDNVCETGDRPEARKKAAPDNGRQISGKSSAVVKGQSASSSRKVMDVEKRSSRKTSGSASGKRRSESPVYENREIICMEKDRKIQQRTRQEQRQHETAMLEELTRAADQILQAVNGYSDDDSNRPSCAEDEDRGRRHRRGQPRAGGGGALCTISEAPQRKGHRQPAGAAEARAAARRPQRASKPQLGPTSSTSSVDSVSERRAAAAAASAARRERAARLVQRASSREQLLQARASSSEDALSSLEAEERRPRPPPPRRQRPAGTSASTAATARAQPAAQGHKRLSSGEAAVVSKTADRSTAKKSLTSHRLRESTKERITRTVSAKRDLAEVKHNTSRATTDKLPGSSHGLLPSSSKNKNERCISERRTVVAVMPLRPSPSSNVKKIKTTSSRTEGTQVKPVK